A section of the Amycolatopsis sp. AA4 genome encodes:
- a CDS encoding molybdopterin oxidoreductase family protein — protein MRDGIAEPWGTRTPYGPGEDWPVRVDCHLADGLEVGEVDRWVRSAAVLHSNGDGLDIAVKDGRIAGVRGRADDRVNRGRLDPKDLFGWQANNAPDRLRTPLVRDHGVLRESTWDEAMDRIVQRSRELLDTDGPGSLGFYTSGQLFAEEYYTLAAIARGGLGTNHLDGNTRLCTATAGESLKESFGCDGQPSSYTDLDHADVIALFGHNVAATQPVLWSRILDRLAGPQPPRLLCVDPRKTPVAEAAELHLAPLPGTNVALLNGILHEVVRHGWCDDAWVDRHTVGYDDLVKIVRDYPPERAASICGVPADEIRAAARLVGTTDRLLCTVLQGFYQSHQATAAAVQVNNLVLLRGMLGKPGCGVLQMNGQPTAENTRECGADGDLTGFRNWNNDAHVAQLAELWNVPAEQIPHDGPPTHLMKMLDLAESGDLRFWWISATNPAVSLPELARVRKILGQDRLFLVVQDAFRTETAEFADVVLPAAMWGEKTGTFTNADRTVHLSEKAVDPPGQARPDLDIFLDYARRMDLRDRDGAAFPPWHDAESAYAAWQKASAGRPCDYSGLSYEKLRVVSGVQWPVDEAHPDGTERLYADGKFFADPDYCEEYGKDLNTGEPVKPEEYREYNPDGKAMLKGAEYLVPTEPPSAEYPFALITGRTLYHFHTRTKTGRAPQLETAAPEVWVELSGQDAERAGIAEGDLIEIRTPRGRVRAQARPCGIREGVLFLPFHYGYWDTADPTGADGVRAANELTITDWDPASKQPLFKTAAAALRKVSDGIAKKPVALGNRAVSEQLVE, from the coding sequence GTGCGGGACGGGATCGCCGAACCATGGGGCACGCGTACACCGTACGGTCCGGGCGAGGACTGGCCCGTGCGCGTGGACTGCCATCTCGCGGACGGCTTGGAGGTGGGCGAGGTCGACCGCTGGGTCCGTTCGGCCGCTGTCCTGCACTCGAACGGCGACGGGCTGGACATCGCGGTGAAGGACGGCCGCATCGCGGGCGTCCGGGGAAGGGCCGACGATCGCGTCAACCGCGGACGGCTCGACCCGAAAGACCTCTTCGGCTGGCAGGCCAACAACGCGCCGGACCGGCTGCGCACGCCGCTGGTGCGCGACCATGGCGTGCTCCGTGAGTCCACTTGGGACGAAGCGATGGACCGGATCGTCCAGCGCAGCCGCGAATTGCTCGACACCGACGGTCCCGGGTCGCTCGGTTTCTACACCAGCGGACAGCTTTTCGCCGAGGAGTACTACACGCTGGCCGCGATCGCGCGCGGCGGCCTCGGCACGAACCACCTCGACGGCAACACCCGGCTGTGCACCGCGACCGCGGGCGAATCGCTGAAGGAAAGCTTCGGCTGCGACGGCCAGCCGTCCTCCTACACCGACCTCGACCACGCCGACGTCATCGCGCTGTTCGGGCACAACGTCGCCGCGACCCAGCCGGTGCTGTGGTCTCGCATCCTCGACCGGCTCGCCGGTCCGCAACCTCCGCGGCTGCTGTGCGTCGATCCTCGGAAGACTCCGGTCGCGGAAGCCGCGGAGCTGCATCTGGCCCCGCTGCCCGGGACGAACGTCGCTCTGCTGAACGGGATCCTGCACGAGGTCGTCCGCCACGGCTGGTGTGACGACGCCTGGGTCGACCGGCATACCGTCGGTTACGACGATCTCGTCAAGATCGTCCGCGATTACCCGCCCGAGCGCGCGGCGTCGATCTGCGGGGTCCCGGCCGACGAGATCCGGGCGGCCGCGAGGCTGGTCGGGACGACGGATCGGCTGCTGTGCACCGTGCTGCAAGGCTTCTACCAATCGCACCAGGCGACCGCCGCCGCCGTGCAGGTGAACAATCTCGTGCTGCTGCGCGGAATGCTGGGCAAACCCGGCTGCGGCGTGCTGCAGATGAACGGCCAGCCGACCGCCGAGAACACCCGCGAATGCGGGGCCGACGGCGATCTCACCGGGTTCCGGAACTGGAACAACGACGCGCACGTGGCCCAGCTCGCGGAGCTGTGGAACGTGCCGGCGGAGCAGATCCCGCACGACGGCCCGCCGACCCACCTGATGAAGATGCTCGACCTCGCCGAGAGCGGCGACCTGCGGTTCTGGTGGATTTCCGCGACCAACCCGGCGGTGTCGCTGCCCGAACTCGCGCGGGTCCGGAAGATTCTGGGCCAGGACCGCCTGTTCCTCGTCGTGCAGGACGCGTTCCGCACCGAGACCGCGGAATTCGCCGACGTGGTCCTGCCCGCGGCGATGTGGGGCGAGAAAACCGGGACCTTCACGAACGCCGACCGCACCGTGCATCTGTCCGAGAAGGCAGTCGACCCGCCCGGACAAGCGCGGCCGGACCTCGACATTTTCCTCGATTACGCGCGCCGGATGGATCTCCGCGACCGCGACGGCGCCGCCTTCCCGCCATGGCACGACGCCGAATCCGCCTACGCGGCTTGGCAAAAGGCTTCCGCCGGACGCCCTTGCGACTACAGTGGACTGTCCTATGAGAAGCTCCGGGTGGTCAGCGGAGTCCAGTGGCCAGTCGACGAAGCGCATCCGGACGGCACCGAACGCCTTTACGCCGACGGGAAGTTCTTCGCCGATCCGGACTATTGCGAGGAATACGGCAAGGACCTGAACACCGGCGAGCCGGTCAAGCCGGAGGAATACCGCGAGTACAACCCGGACGGCAAAGCCATGCTGAAGGGCGCCGAGTACCTGGTGCCGACCGAACCGCCCAGCGCCGAGTACCCGTTCGCGCTGATCACCGGGCGGACGCTGTACCACTTCCACACCCGCACGAAGACCGGCCGCGCGCCGCAGCTGGAAACGGCCGCCCCGGAGGTTTGGGTCGAACTGTCCGGCCAGGACGCCGAACGAGCCGGGATCGCCGAGGGCGACCTGATCGAGATCCGCACCCCGCGCGGGCGCGTCCGCGCTCAAGCGCGCCCGTGC
- a CDS encoding glycosyltransferase: protein MKILLWHVHGSWTDAFVRGRHEYFVPAGPEGAPWGLGRAGRDWPSVTEVPVDRLADAEPDVVVLQRPEEAAFVRPQLGSRVPMVYVEHNAPRHGAAVSQHPMAGQDAVPIVHVTSYNALMWDNGLAPVVVIPHGIPDPGERYTGELPAGAAMINEPRRRARVTGADLLPAFREIAPVNVFGMGTDGLPGGQGDVRPPRLHDELARHRVYLHTARWTSLGLSLLEAMHLGMPIVAVASTEAPSAVPPDAGVCSADIEVLARRFRELVHEPDFAVLAGKAAREHALAHFGLDAFLTRWDRLLAETVPVAEGV, encoded by the coding sequence ATGAAGATCTTGCTCTGGCACGTCCACGGGTCGTGGACCGACGCGTTCGTGCGCGGCCGGCACGAGTATTTCGTCCCGGCGGGCCCCGAGGGCGCTCCGTGGGGGCTGGGCCGGGCGGGACGGGACTGGCCTTCGGTGACCGAGGTCCCCGTCGACCGGCTCGCGGACGCCGAGCCGGACGTGGTCGTGCTGCAGCGGCCGGAGGAGGCCGCGTTCGTCCGGCCGCAGCTGGGTTCGCGGGTGCCGATGGTGTACGTCGAGCACAACGCGCCCCGGCACGGCGCCGCGGTCTCGCAGCATCCGATGGCCGGACAGGACGCGGTGCCGATCGTGCACGTCACCTCGTACAACGCGCTGATGTGGGACAACGGGCTCGCCCCGGTGGTCGTCATCCCGCACGGCATCCCGGACCCGGGCGAGCGCTACACCGGCGAACTGCCCGCGGGCGCGGCGATGATCAACGAACCGCGCCGCCGCGCCCGCGTCACCGGGGCCGATCTGCTGCCCGCGTTCCGCGAGATCGCGCCGGTGAACGTGTTCGGCATGGGCACCGACGGCCTGCCCGGCGGGCAGGGCGACGTGCGTCCGCCCCGGCTGCACGACGAACTCGCCCGGCACCGCGTGTACCTGCACACCGCGCGCTGGACGTCGCTCGGCCTGTCGCTGCTGGAAGCGATGCATCTGGGGATGCCGATCGTCGCGGTGGCCTCCACGGAGGCTCCTTCGGCGGTGCCCCCGGACGCCGGGGTGTGCTCCGCCGACATCGAAGTGCTCGCGCGGCGGTTTCGCGAGCTGGTGCACGAACCCGATTTCGCCGTGCTGGCCGGGAAAGCGGCCCGCGAACACGCACTGGCGCACTTCGGTCTCGACGCGTTTCTGACCCGGTGGGACCGCCTGCTCGCCGAAACCGTCCCCGTTGCGGAAGGAGTCTGA